In a genomic window of Brassica rapa cultivar Chiifu-401-42 chromosome A10, CAAS_Brap_v3.01, whole genome shotgun sequence:
- the LOC103847270 gene encoding probable aspartyl aminopeptidase — protein MASIARLPLTHSLPTILNHTRFLPRRLSFPTYLHRSPFRSFSAVSSSSSQGDSRSLGSDSNASIVGDLLDYLNESWTQFHATAEAKRQLLAAGFHLLNENEDWNLKPGGRYFFTRNMSCLVAFAVGDKYVPGNGFHAIAAHTDSPCLKLKPKSASSKSGYLMVNVQTYGGGLWHTWFDRDLSVAGRAIVRASDGNFVHRLVKVKRPLLRVPTLAIHLDRTVNSEGFKPNLETQLVPLLATKQDDTLVESKDKSVSPSSNKDAHHPLLMQILSDDLECKPEDIVSLELNICDTQPSCLGGANNEFIFSGRLDNLASSFCALRALIDSCASSESLSTEHGIRMIALFDNEEVGSDSCQGAGAPTMFQAMRRIVSSLGNAQVTECTFDRAIRKSFLVSADMAHGVHPNFADKHEENHRPQIHKGLVIKHNANQRYATSGITSFLFKEVAKLHDLPIQDFVVRNDMGCGSTIGPILASGVGIRTVDCGIAQLSMHSVREICGTDDIDIAYRHFKAFYRSFSSVDRKLTVDD, from the exons ATGGCATCCATAGCTCGCCTTCCACTAACACATTCTCTTCCAACGATCCTAAACCATACGCGCTTCCTCCCTCGACGCCTCTCCTTTCCTACTTATCTCCATCGCTCTCCCTTTCGCTCCTTCTCAGccgtctcctcctcctcctcccaggGTGATTCGAGATCGCTCGGGAGTGATTCTAATGCATCTATTGTCGGAGATCTTCTTGATTATCTTAACGAATCATGGACTCAGTTTCACGCCACTG CTGAGGCGAAGAGACAGCTTTTGGCTGCTGGGTTCCATCTCCTTAATGAGAACGAAGACTGGAATCTCAAACCTGGTGGCCGTTACTTCTTTACCCGAAACATGTCCTGTCTTGTTGCTTTTGCTGTCGGAGATAA GTATGTTCCTGGGAATGGTTTTCATGCCATAGCTGCTCACACGGATAGCCCGTGTCTTAAACTTAAACCAAAGTCAGCCTCTTCCAAGTCCGGCTATCTCATGGTGAATGTTCAGACTTATGGTGGCGGTTTGTGGCATACCTGGTTTGATCGTGACTTGAGTGTTGCAGGGAGAGCGATTGTGAGAGCTAGCGATGGTAACTTTGTTCATAGGCTTGTCAAAGTCAAGAGACCGTTGCTTCGAGTTCCCACTTTGGCCATTCATCTTGATCG GACAGTGAACAGTGAGGGGTTCAAACCGAATTTGGAGACTCAACTTGTTCCGCTACTGGCAACGAAACAAGATGACACCTTGGTAGAATCAAAGGACAAAAGCGTATCTCCCTCCTCCAACAAAGATGCTCATCATCCGTTACTCATGCAG ATTTTGTCAGATGATCTGGAGTGTAAGCCCGAGGACATAGTGAGTCTTGAGTTAAATATCTGTGACACCCAACCTAGCTGCCTTGGAGGAGCAAACAATGAGTTCATATTCTCTGGAAGACTAGATAATCTTGCTTCGAGCTTCTGCGCTTTGAGAGCTCTCATTGATTCATGTGCATCATCAGAAAGTCTTTCCACTGAACATGGTATCCGAATGATTGCTTTATTTGACAACGAGGAG GTAGGTTCAGATTCATGTCAAGGTGCAGGGGCACCCACCATGTTTCAAGCCATGAGACGGATTGTGAGTTCTCTAGGAAATGCTCAGGTCACGGAGTGTACCTTTGACCGTGCTATCAGAAAATCTTTTCTTG TCTCTGCGGATATGGCTCATGGAGTGCACCCGAACTTCGCAGACAAGCATGAAGAGAACCACCGTCCTCAAATACACAAGGGTCTTGTTATCAAACATAACGCAAACCAACGCTATGCAActagtgggataacttcttttcttttcaaagaAGTAGCAAAGCTCCATGATCTTCCTATTCAG GACTTTGTAGTGAGAAACGATATGGGATGTGGCTCAACGATAGGACCTATATTGGCTTCAGGGGTCGGGATTCGAACCGTTGATTGTGGCATAGCTCAGCTTTCTATGCATAG TGTGAGAGAGATTTGTGGAACAGATGATATAGACATAGCGTACAGACATTTCAAGGCGTTTTATCGATCTTTCTCAAGCGTAGACAGAAAGCTCACGGTGGATGATTAG
- the LOC103847585 gene encoding agamous-like MADS-box protein AGL97: MGGLKRKIPTDKKIERKESKSVAFSKRRKGLFSKTAQLCVLSGAQVAILATPPCSKSNVSFYSFGHSSVDNVVSAFLKDQYPREDHLGSEFWWEDKRLAESEDPKELSEAVDSISRMMQNLKGLRSKALANREDAKKKKKEVVFDQSQTLNFQSAGASSSYIHEDQPENLQGLVKIFKEEDQKVAVSDKNNNNNKDVIQGTHQELDGDQALGFESYLASLCIQDVSPENVEGFVNNSEIATSSDSNNNNNGLLENLDGFDQVINLDDDFFDFEMNSEGFITTNLEMNVASTNGYSCAGSGSEDGAY; the protein is encoded by the coding sequence ATGGGAGGCTTGAAGAGGAAGATACCGACTGATAAGAAAATAGAGAGGAAAGAATCTAAATCGGTTGCTTTCTCCAAGCGCCGTAAAGGTCTTTTCAGCAAAACCGCCCAGCTTTGTGTTCTCTCCGGTGCTCAAGTTGCTATCTTAGCGACTCCACCTTGCTCCAAATCCAACGTGTCATTCTACTCTTTTGGTCACTCCTCGGTTGATAACGTCGTCTCTGCTTTCCTCAAGGACCAGTATCCTCGGGAAGATCATCTAGGGTCAGAGTTTTGGTGGGAAGACAAGCGTCTTGCCGAGTCAGAGGATCCCAAGGAGTTGAGTGAGGCGGTGGACTCTATTTCGAGGATGATGCAGAATCTCAAAGGGTTACGTTCGAAGGCCTTGGCAAATCGTGAggatgcaaagaagaagaagaaggaagttGTTTTTGATCAAAGCCAAACCCTAAATTTTCAGTCCGCTGGTGCAAGTAGTAGCTACATTCATGAGGATCAACCTGAGAATCTCCAAGGGCTTGTCAAGATCTTTAAAGAAGAGGATCAGAAAGTAGCAGTTTCtgacaagaacaacaacaacaacaaggatGTTATACAAGGAACTCATCAGGAGCTTGATGGAGACCAAGCCCTAGGTTTCGAGTCTTATTTGGCAAGTCTTTGCATTCAAGACGTTTCACCAGAGAATGTGGAGGGGTTTGTCAACAACAGTGAGATCGCAACGAGTTCtgacagcaacaacaacaacaacggtTTACTTGAAAACTTGGATGGGTTTGATCAAGTGATTAATCTTGATGATGACTTCTTTGACTTTGAGATGAACTCTGAAGGTTTTATAACTACAAATTTGGAGATGAATGTTGCCTCAACGAATGGATATTCATGCGCTGGTTCTGGCTCTGAAGATGGAGCATATTAG
- the LOC103847271 gene encoding cytochrome P450 77A4: MLDLFFFTLLITVFVYTLTRIIHKSKRVNLPPGPPGWPVVGNLFQFARSGKQFFEYVDEMKKTYGPILTLRMGIRTMIIISDANLAHEALIERGAQFATRPVETPTRKIFSSSDITVHSAMYGPVWRSLRRNMVQNILSSNRLKGFASVRKSAVDKLVERIRSEAGDHEGIVWVLRNARFAAFCILLDMCFGIEMDEESIEKMDRMMTEILIAVDPRIHDYLPVLTPFYSKERKLALELRRKLVEFVVGFIEKRRSAIQNPGSDKTASSFAYLDTLFNLKIDGRETTPSDEDLVTLCSEFLNAGTDTTGTAIEWGIAQLITNPKIQSRLYDEIKSTVGDRTVDEKDLDKMVFLKAFVKEILRRHPPTYFTLTHGVTEPTTLSGYDIPVGANVEFYLPGMSEDPNIWSKPDKFDPDRFITGGEDADLTGVAGVKMMPFGIGRRICPGLGMAIVHVELMVARMVQEFEWSINPPESGVDFAGKLVFAVVMKNPLRAMVKARV; the protein is encoded by the coding sequence ATGTTAgacctcttcttcttcactcttcTCATAACCGTTTTTGTTTACACACTCACGCGAATAATTCACAAGTCGAAACGCGTGAACCTCCCACCAGGCCCACCGGGTTGGCCGGTAGTCGGTAATCTGTTTCAGTTCGCGCGCTCCGGTAAGCAGTTTTTCGAATACGTCGACGAGATGAAAAAAACCTACGGCCCGATTCTCACGCTACGTATGGGGATCCGAACGATGATCATCATCTCCGACGCGAATCTCGCGCACGAGGCCTTGATCGAGCGCGGGGCCCAATTCGCAACCCGGCCCGTCGAAACTCCGACCCGGAAAATCTTCAGCTCGAGCGACATCACCGTCCACTCCGCCATGTACGGTCCCGTGTGGCGATCCCTGAGGCGTAACATGGTTCAGAACATCCTGAGCTCGAATCGGTTGAAAGGATTCGCCTCCGTCAGAAAATCCGCCGTCGATAAGCTCGTGGAGAGGATCAGATCGGAGGCTGGGGATCACGAGGGGATCGTCTGGGTGCTGAGAAACGCTAGATTCGCTGCTTTCTGCATCTTGCTAGATATGTGTTTCGGAATCGAAATGGATGAAGAGTCGATCGAGAAGATGGATCGGATGATGACGGAGATTCTAATCGCCGTCGATCCGCGGATCCACGACTACCTCCCGGTGCTAACGCCGTTTTACTCCAAGGAGAGGAAACTCGCTCTCGAGCTTCGCCGGAAGCTGGTGGAGTTCGTCGTTGGCTTCATCGAGAAGCGGCGATCGGCGATTCAGAACCCCGGCTCGGATAAAACGGCGTCGTCTTTCGCGTATCTCGATACGCTATTCAATCTCAAAATCGATGGTAGGGAAACGACGCCGTCTGACGAGGATCTCGTGACTCTATGCTCAGAGTTTCTCAACGCGGGAACGGATACGACTGGGACGGCGATCGAGTGGGGGATCGCGCAGCTGATCACGAATCCGAAGATTCAATCTCGTCTCTACGATGAGATTAAATCAACGGTGGGAGATCGAACGGTCGACGAGAAGGACCTGGATAAAATGGTCTTTTTAAAAGCTTTCGTCAAGGAGATTCTCAGGAGACATCCGCCTACGTATTTCACGTTAACTCACGGCGTTACGGAGCCGACGACTCTCTCCGGTTACGATATTCCCGTGGGAGCCAACGTGGAGTTTTATCTTCCCGGTATGAGTGAAGACCCGAACATCTGGTCTAAACCGGATAAATTCGATCCGGACCGGTTTATAACAGGTGGAGAAGACGCTGACTTAACCGGAGTAGCTGGAGTGAAGATGATGCCGTTCGGAATCGGCCGTCGGATATGCCCGGGGCTTGGGATGGCGATCGTACACGTGGAGCTAATGGTGGCGAGGATGGTTCAAGAGTTTGAGTGGAGCATAAACCCGCCGGAGAGTGGAGTTGATTTCGCCGGGAAGTTAGTGTTCGCGGTGGTGATGAAGAATCCCTTGAGAGCTATGGTCAAAGCCAGGGTTTAA
- the LOC103847272 gene encoding 8-amino-7-oxononanoate synthase isoform X1 produces the protein MADNSWDKCVEEAVNVLESRQVLRSLRPICISSQKDEEMARSRGDEGDEYEVFDGMRQWDRTSVEVSVSIPTFQKWLHDEPSNGEEGFSGDALGEGGKERFKKLLLFSGNDYLGLSSHPTIANAAASAVQEYGMGPKGSALICGYTNYHRLLESSLAELKKKEDCLVCPTGFAANMAAMVAIGSVASLLAESGKPLENEKVAVFSDALNHASIIDGIRLAERQGNVEVFVYRHCDMYHLNSLLSSCKMKRKVVVTDSLFSMDGDFAPMEELSQLRKKHGFLLAIDDAHGTFVCGENGGGVAEQFNCEADVDLCVGTLSKAAGCHGGFIACSKKWKQLIQSRGRSFIFSTAIPVPMAAAAYAAVVVARKEGWRRKAIWERVKEFEALSGVQISSPIISLVVGNQAKALQGSRYLLKSGFHVMAIRPPTVPPNSCRLRVTLSATHTTEDVKKLITALSSCLEFRNITHIPSSLSPKL, from the exons ATGGCGGATAATTCGTGGGATAAATGTGTGGAAGAAGCAGTGAATGTGCTTGAATCGAGACAAGTCCTTCGATCTCTGAGACCCATTTGTATATCTAGTCAAAAAGATGAAGAAATGGCGAGAAGCAGAGGTGATGAAGGAGACGAGTACGAGGTGTTCGACGGTATGCGTCAATGGGATCGGACTTCAGTTGAGGTTTCTGTCTCCATACCCACATTTCAGAAATGGCTTCACGATGAACCCAGCAACG GAGAAGAGGGTTTTAGTGGAGATGCGTTAGGCGAGGGTGGAAAAGAGCGGTTCAAGAAGCTTCTTTTATTCTCTGGGAATGATTATTTGGGTTTGAGCTCACATCCTACCATAGCAAATGCTGCTGCAAGC GCAGTCCAAGAATATGGTATGGGACCTAAGGGTTCTGCGTTAATTTGTGGCTATACCAATTATCATCGCTTGCTTGAGTCTAGTTTGGCGGAACTGAAGAAAAAGGAG GATTGTCTTGTTTGTCCTACTGGGTTTGCTGCCAATATGGCTGCGATGGTTGCAATTGGAAGTGTTGCTTCTCTTTTGGCTGAAAGTGGGAAACCTCTGGAGAATGAAAAAGTGGCCGTCTTTTCTGATGCGCTGAATCATGCATCGATTATTGATGGTATCCGTCTTGCTGAACGACAAGGAAATGTTGAAGTTTTTGTTTATCGACACTGTGATATGTATCACCTTAATTCGTTACT ATCAAGTTGCAAAATGAAGAGGAAGGTCGTAGTGACTGATAG ctTATTTAGTATGGACGGTGACTTTGCACCTATGGAAGAACTCTCTCAGCTCCGAAAGAAGCATGGCTTCTTACTAGCCATTGATGAT GCCCATGGAACATTTGTTTGTGGAGAAAATGGTGGTGGCGTAGCCGAGCAGTTTAACTGTGAAGCCGATGTAGATCTATGTGTGGGCACTTTGAGTAAGGCAGCAGGGTGTCATGGTGGATTCATAGCTTGCAG CAAGAAGTGGAAGCAACTGATCCAATCTAGAGGACGTTCATTCATATTCTCAACAGCGATACCTGTCCCTATGGCTGCAGCTGCTTATGCAGCGGTTGTAGTGGCGAGGAAGGAGGGATGGAGAAGAAAGGCAATATGGGAGAGGGTGAAAGAGTTTGAGGCATTATCTGGAGTTCAAATCTCAAGCCCCATTATCTCACTTGTCGTAGGCAATCAAGCGAAAGCCCTTCAAGGGAGCCG GTATCTACTAAAATCAGGCTTCCATGTGATGGCAATCAGACCACCCACAGTGCCACCCAATTCTTGCAG GTTAAGGGTAACATTAAGTGCAACACATACCACAGAAGATGTGAAGAAACTCATCACTGCGCTTTCTTCTTGTTTGGAATTTCGCAACATCACTCACATTCCCTCCTCTCTATCTCCTAAACTCTAG
- the LOC103847272 gene encoding 8-amino-7-oxononanoate synthase isoform X2 encodes MGPKGSALICGYTNYHRLLESSLAELKKKEDCLVCPTGFAANMAAMVAIGSVASLLAESGKPLENEKVAVFSDALNHASIIDGIRLAERQGNVEVFVYRHCDMYHLNSLLSSCKMKRKVVVTDSLFSMDGDFAPMEELSQLRKKHGFLLAIDDAHGTFVCGENGGGVAEQFNCEADVDLCVGTLSKAAGCHGGFIACSKKWKQLIQSRGRSFIFSTAIPVPMAAAAYAAVVVARKEGWRRKAIWERVKEFEALSGVQISSPIISLVVGNQAKALQGSRYLLKSGFHVMAIRPPTVPPNSCRLRVTLSATHTTEDVKKLITALSSCLEFRNITHIPSSLSPKL; translated from the exons ATGGGACCTAAGGGTTCTGCGTTAATTTGTGGCTATACCAATTATCATCGCTTGCTTGAGTCTAGTTTGGCGGAACTGAAGAAAAAGGAG GATTGTCTTGTTTGTCCTACTGGGTTTGCTGCCAATATGGCTGCGATGGTTGCAATTGGAAGTGTTGCTTCTCTTTTGGCTGAAAGTGGGAAACCTCTGGAGAATGAAAAAGTGGCCGTCTTTTCTGATGCGCTGAATCATGCATCGATTATTGATGGTATCCGTCTTGCTGAACGACAAGGAAATGTTGAAGTTTTTGTTTATCGACACTGTGATATGTATCACCTTAATTCGTTACT ATCAAGTTGCAAAATGAAGAGGAAGGTCGTAGTGACTGATAG ctTATTTAGTATGGACGGTGACTTTGCACCTATGGAAGAACTCTCTCAGCTCCGAAAGAAGCATGGCTTCTTACTAGCCATTGATGAT GCCCATGGAACATTTGTTTGTGGAGAAAATGGTGGTGGCGTAGCCGAGCAGTTTAACTGTGAAGCCGATGTAGATCTATGTGTGGGCACTTTGAGTAAGGCAGCAGGGTGTCATGGTGGATTCATAGCTTGCAG CAAGAAGTGGAAGCAACTGATCCAATCTAGAGGACGTTCATTCATATTCTCAACAGCGATACCTGTCCCTATGGCTGCAGCTGCTTATGCAGCGGTTGTAGTGGCGAGGAAGGAGGGATGGAGAAGAAAGGCAATATGGGAGAGGGTGAAAGAGTTTGAGGCATTATCTGGAGTTCAAATCTCAAGCCCCATTATCTCACTTGTCGTAGGCAATCAAGCGAAAGCCCTTCAAGGGAGCCG GTATCTACTAAAATCAGGCTTCCATGTGATGGCAATCAGACCACCCACAGTGCCACCCAATTCTTGCAG GTTAAGGGTAACATTAAGTGCAACACATACCACAGAAGATGTGAAGAAACTCATCACTGCGCTTTCTTCTTGTTTGGAATTTCGCAACATCACTCACATTCCCTCCTCTCTATCTCCTAAACTCTAG
- the LOC103847274 gene encoding eEF1A lysine and N-terminal methyltransferase, protein MALDVRIFETISPSRFISFTIPNPNSPSHLLRVAVLDSPIQSSDSSPRVAAMLVPKHRETDWIFSTESGHLQLLLNLPEISRLILIGDDPEDLSNSSAADEDERLQQRVKPLVAALSPKTLVKEEVPFLIYEDDVVTRVELERTIGPYVGEMLIEDVEIEIDEVTREFRRRLRFKRTPNLIQSDIKMVRTRGEEFEPQLTELVHPYLPPMVASLSLIGCDLKRRPKALCIGVGGGGLVSFLKLKLGFEVTGVEIDPEVVRIARCYFGLEERFASVHVGDGVEFLKRLDDDGSKFDVLMVDVDSSDPVHGVSAPPVEFVGRDVLLAARAVLVPCGVLVINVIPLSKTFYEELKDVFRQVFAELYEIDVGNGENFVLIATVSVRDGLNGFTMENLSPVVLKYVDAIQRI, encoded by the coding sequence ATGGCGCTTGATGTGAGAATCTTCGAAACCATCTCTCCTTCTCGATTCATCTCCTTCACCATCCCCAACCCTAACTCTCCGTCGCATCTCCTCCGAGTCGCCGTCCTCGACTCGCCGATTCAATCCAGCGACTCATCTCCCCGGGTCGCCGCCATGCTCGTCCCCAAGCACCGAGAAACCGACTGGATCTTCTCCACCGAGTCAGGCCATCTCCAGCTCCTCCTCAACCTCCCCGAAATCTCTCGTCTGATACTAATCGGCGACGATCCCGAAGATCTCTCTAATTCCTCCGCCGCCGACGAAGACGAGAGACTCCAGCAGAGAGTGAAGCCTCTCGTCGCAGCTCTCTCACCCAAAACTTTAGTCAAAGAAGAAGTGCCGTTTCTGATTTACGAGGATGACGTTGTCACCAGAGTAGAGCTGGAGAGAACCATCGGGCCTTACGTAGGCGAAATGTTAATCGAAGACGTAGAGATTGAGATCGATGAGGTTACGAGAGAGTTCAGGAGGAGGTTGAGGTTTAAGAGAACGCCTAACTTAATCCAATCCGATATCAAGATGGTCCGTACAAGAGGAGAGGAGTTCGAGCCTCAGCTCACGGAGCTTGTGCATCCTTACTTGCCCCCGATGGTGGCGAGCCTCTCCTTGATTGGTTGTGATCTCAAACGTAGACCGAAGGCGTTGTGTATTGGCGTTGGAGGCGGAGGGTTGGTTAGtttcttgaagttgaagttaGGGTTTGAGGTTACGGGGGTGGAGATAGATCCTGAAGTGGTGAGGATCGCGAGGTGTTACTTTGGGTTGGAAGAGAGGTTTGCGAGTGTTCACGTTGGAGATGGTGTTGAGTTCTTGAAGAGGCTTGATGATGATGGTAGCAAGTTTGATGTGTTGATGGTTGATGTTGACTCTAGTGATCCGGTACACGGCGTGAGTGCTCCTCCGGTTGAGTTTGTGGGGAGAGATGTTTTGCTAGCTGCAAGGGCGGTTCTTGTTCCGTGTGGGGTTTTGGTTATCAATGTCATTCCTCTGAGCAAGACGTTCTATGAAGAACTCAAGGATGTGTTTAGACAGGTGTTTGCTGAGTTGTATGAGATTGATGTTGGGAATGGTGAGAACTTTGTTCTCATTGCAACTGTTTCAGTTAGAGATGGCTTGAATGGTTTTACTATGGAGAATCTATCACCAGTTGTCTTGAAGTATGTTGATGCTATACAGAGGATTTGA
- the LOC103847273 gene encoding uncharacterized RNA-binding protein C1827.05c produces the protein MGAKAKKALKKNMKKITASAAASSSSQLAAPQNTKPSADFLPLEGGPARKAPATKTIENKATVLYIGRLPHGFYETEIEAFFTQFGTVKRVRVARNKKTGKSKHFGFIQFEDPEVAEIAAGAMNDYLLLEHMLQVRVIPPEDVKPNLWKGFKCQYKPVDWVQIERKQHNKERTLEEHRKMLNKVVKRDQKRRKRIEAAGIEYQCPELVGNTQPLPKKIKFSED, from the exons ATGGGTGCCAAGGCGAAGAAAGCTCTGAAGAAGAACATGAAGAAGATCACCGCTTCTGCTGctgcttcttcctcttctcagCTAGCTGCTCCCCAAAACACCAAACCATCAGCTGATTTTCTG CCACTAGAAGGCGGTCCAGCTCGAAAAGCTCCAGCGACCAAAACCATCGAGAACAAAGCCACAGTGCTATACATCGGTCGTCTCCCTCACGGCTTCTACGAGACTGAGATCGAAG CTTTCTTCACTCAGTTTGGAACAGTCAAGAGAGTTAGAGTCGCACGAAACAAAAAG ACTGGGAAATCAAAACATTTTGGATTCATTCAGTTTGAGGACCCCGAG GTGGCGGAGATTGCAGCGGGTGCGATGAATGACTATCTGCTGCTCGAGCACATGCTTCAAGTCCGTGTTATTCCGCCTGAGGATGTTAAACCAAATCT GTGGAAAGGGTTCAAGTGTCAGTACAAACCAGTTGATTGGGTTCAGATCGAGCGTAAACAACACAACAAG GAAAGGACATTGGAAGAGCATAGGAAAATGTTGAACAAGGTTGTGAAACGTGAtcagaagaggagaaagagaaTCGAAGCTGCTGGAATAGAATATCAATGCCCCGAGCTT GTTGGAAATACCCAGCCATTACCTAAGAAGATCAAGTTTAGTGAAGACTAG